The genome window GAGATCGGCCGCCCCTGCATGGTGGGATTCCAGGATCTCTATTCCGGCAAACTGCTCTCCTGGCGCGTCGATCGCTCGGAAAACACCTGGGCGGTGCGCCTCGCATTCGGCGACATGGTCGAGCAGTACGGAATCCCCGAACACTGCTACTTCGACAACGGGCGCAGCTTCGCGAGCAAGTGGCTCACCGGCGGCGTACCGAACCGCTACCGCTTCAAGGTCAAGGAAGAGGAGCCGGTCGGCATCGTCACGCAGATGGGCGTGCAGGTTCACTGGACGACGCCGTACCACGGCCAATCCAAGCCGATCGAGCGCTATTGGCGCGATCTGGCGCAGAACGTCGCCCGCCATCCGGCCTTCGCCGGGGCTTGGACCGGCAACACCGTGGCGAACAAGCCGTCCAACTACGGTTCCAAAGCGATCCCGATCGACAAGTTCTTGGATGTCGTCGCCTCCGAAATCGCCGAGCACAACGCCCGCGCGGGCCGTGACACCCGCGTCTGCCGCAAGGTTCTGAGCTTCGACGACGCGTTCGAAGGCTCCCGCAAACAGTCGCCGGTCACCCGGTGCAGCGACGAACAGCGCCGTTTGTGGATGCTGGCCGCCGAAGGCATCCACGTCAGCCGCACCGACGGCGTGGTGAAGCTGATGGACAACCGCTACTGGGCCGAATGGCTGCATCTGCACCTCGGCGAAAAGGTGGTGGCGCGGTTCGATCCCGACTTTTTGTGGGATGGGCTCGAAATCTACCGCCTCGACGGGGTGTACCTGGGACACGCCGATTGCCTTGCCCCCGCCGGGTACAACGACGCCGAAGCCGCCCGCACGCAAAGTCGCGCCCGCCGCCAGTGGCTGCGCGGCGTGAAGATGCAGGCGGAGGCCGAGGTGCGCATGTCGCCCGACGCCGTGGCGGCACTGATCCCGCCGCACTCCCCCACGCCCGCCCCGACCGGGACCGTCGTCGCCCTGCCGCGCCCGGTTCACGATCTCCGCCGCACCCCGGTGCAGACGCTCACCCCGGCGCAGGAAGCCCGGCGAGAGGCGATGGTCCACGAATTTCCCTCGCCCGCCGCGCCCGCCAGCGTCGCCGACGAAAAACGCCAGCGGTTCGCCCGCGCCCAGGCCGCCGAGGCCCAACTCGCCGCCGGGGGAACCCTGTCGGACGCCGAAGCCCGGTGGCTGGCCGCTTATCAGAAATTGCCGGAATACCGCGCTCTTGCTGCGGTCGCGGCCGAGTTCGGCGGCGCGGAGATCGCGTAGCCGCCCAAGAAAAAGCCCCGGCGCGAACCGGGGCAGATCAGTGAACTCAATTGGAGATGACTATGTCCGCAACCATCCCGCCCGTCAACACCTACGCCCCCCTCGCCAACGTGTCGCTGTTCGCCGAGTTGCTGGAGCGCGTCACCTCGCGCCACCGCGACCTCCCCGGTTTCGGGGTGTTCTATGGCTGGGCGGGGCTCGGAAAGACCAAGTCCGCCACCCGCGCCGCCCACATCCACCGCGCCTACTACGTCGAGGTCGGCGAGTCCTGGACCAAGGCGAAGTTCTGCAAGGCTCTGCTCGCCGAGCTCGGCCTGCCGGTCAAGGGTACGGTGGCCGACATGGTGGACGCGATCATCATCGCGCTGATGGATACGGCCCGCCCCCTGATCAT of uncultured Alphaproteobacteria bacterium contains these proteins:
- a CDS encoding transposase, which produces MMREWYTAAELAEMNLPGLPTTKRGIHMMAQGSWKSRPRKGRGGGVEYHLSSLPATVQAKLIVRSTAVEKADNPECRTDDAARAARWAHYDSLPDNRKAKAKEKLATLQEVETLRLGGMPVDIAAQQVAALRGVGLSTIHSWRKKVAGVPKADWLPYLADQYTGRTATEECSPDAWEMIKGDYLRPEQPNFSQCYRNLMRAAKANGWSVPSERTLLRRLSSSVHPMVVVLRRKGQDAALRMYPALERDRSVFRAMEAVNTDGHVWDVRVEWPDGEIGRPCMVGFQDLYSGKLLSWRVDRSENTWAVRLAFGDMVEQYGIPEHCYFDNGRSFASKWLTGGVPNRYRFKVKEEEPVGIVTQMGVQVHWTTPYHGQSKPIERYWRDLAQNVARHPAFAGAWTGNTVANKPSNYGSKAIPIDKFLDVVASEIAEHNARAGRDTRVCRKVLSFDDAFEGSRKQSPVTRCSDEQRRLWMLAAEGIHVSRTDGVVKLMDNRYWAEWLHLHLGEKVVARFDPDFLWDGLEIYRLDGVYLGHADCLAPAGYNDAEAARTQSRARRQWLRGVKMQAEAEVRMSPDAVAALIPPHSPTPAPTGTVVALPRPVHDLRRTPVQTLTPAQEARREAMVHEFPSPAAPASVADEKRQRFARAQAAEAQLAAGGTLSDAEARWLAAYQKLPEYRALAAVAAEFGGAEIA